One Mycolicibacterium crocinum DNA window includes the following coding sequences:
- the nrdF gene encoding class 1b ribonucleoside-diphosphate reductase subunit beta — MSDGTKLIDRATAINWNRVIDEKDAEVWDRLTGNFWLPEKVPVSNDIPSWGTLTADEKQLTMRVFTGLTLLDTIQSTVGSVSMIPDALTPHEEAVLTNITFMESVHAKSYSSIFSTLCSTTEIDEAFRWSEENVNLQRKAQIILDYYRGDDPLKRKIASVFLEAFLFYSGFYLPMYWSSRAKLTNTADLIRLIIRDEAVHAYYIGYKFQKGYAVQTEERKQDLKDYAYELLYALYENEIEYTQDLYDSVGLTEDVKKYLRYNANKALMNMGFEALFPRDETDVNPAILSALSPNADENHDFFSGSGSSYVIGKAVVTEDEDWDF; from the coding sequence GTGAGCGATGGAACGAAGCTGATCGACCGGGCGACGGCGATCAACTGGAACCGTGTCATTGACGAGAAAGACGCGGAAGTCTGGGATCGCTTGACCGGAAACTTCTGGCTGCCGGAGAAGGTGCCGGTATCCAACGACATCCCGTCGTGGGGCACGTTGACGGCCGACGAGAAGCAGCTCACCATGCGGGTGTTCACCGGCCTGACGCTGCTGGACACGATCCAGAGCACGGTCGGGTCGGTCAGCATGATCCCCGATGCGCTCACCCCGCACGAAGAGGCGGTGCTGACCAACATCACGTTCATGGAGTCGGTGCACGCCAAGAGCTACAGCTCGATCTTCTCCACCCTGTGCTCGACCACCGAGATCGACGAGGCCTTCCGCTGGTCGGAGGAGAACGTCAACCTGCAGCGCAAGGCGCAGATCATCCTCGACTACTACCGCGGTGACGATCCGCTCAAGCGCAAGATCGCCTCGGTGTTCCTCGAGGCGTTCCTGTTCTACTCCGGTTTCTATCTGCCGATGTACTGGTCGAGCCGGGCCAAACTGACGAACACCGCCGACCTGATCCGGCTGATCATCCGCGACGAGGCCGTGCACGCGTACTACATCGGCTACAAGTTCCAGAAGGGGTACGCGGTCCAGACCGAGGAGCGCAAGCAGGACCTCAAGGACTACGCCTATGAACTGCTGTATGCGTTGTACGAGAACGAGATTGAGTACACGCAAGATCTCTATGACTCGGTTGGTCTGACCGAGGACGTCAAGAAGTACCTGCGCTACAACGCGAACAAGGCGTTGATGAACATGGGCTTCGAGGCGCTCTTCCCGCGCGACGAAACCGACGTCAACCCGGCGATCCTGTCGGCGCTCTCACCGAACGCCGACGAGAACCACGACTTCTTCTCCGGGTCGGGCTCGAGCTACGTCATCGGGAAGGCCGTCGTCACCGAGGACGAGGACTGGGACTTTTAG
- a CDS encoding MlaE family ABC transporter permease, which yields MTHRAVFPRLTRAAERPWYVLGRIGDQALFYAKAIAGIPAAVRFYRIEIVRLVAEISMGAGVLAMIGGTLVVVGFLTVATGGTLAVQGYSSLGDIGIEALTGFLAAFINVRISAPVVAGIGLAATFGAGVTAQLGAMRVNQEIDALEAMAIPPLAFLVSTRIVAGMVSIAPLYAIAVILSFLASQYTTVVLLGQSAGLYQHYFSTFLSPIDLLWSFVQAILMAIAILLIHTYFGFNASGGPSGVGVATGDAVRTSLVVLVSVTLLISLAIYGSQGRFNLAG from the coding sequence ATGACGCACCGAGCTGTGTTTCCCCGGTTGACCCGCGCGGCGGAGCGCCCGTGGTACGTGCTGGGCCGGATCGGTGATCAGGCGCTCTTCTATGCCAAGGCGATAGCAGGCATCCCCGCTGCCGTGCGCTTCTACCGCATCGAGATCGTTCGCCTGGTCGCCGAAATCAGTATGGGCGCAGGCGTCTTGGCGATGATCGGCGGCACTCTGGTGGTCGTTGGATTCCTCACCGTCGCGACCGGCGGCACGTTGGCCGTGCAGGGCTACAGCTCGCTGGGCGACATCGGGATCGAAGCGCTCACCGGATTTCTGGCGGCGTTCATCAACGTGCGCATCTCGGCACCTGTCGTGGCCGGAATCGGGTTGGCCGCCACTTTCGGTGCGGGTGTCACCGCCCAATTGGGAGCGATGCGGGTCAACCAGGAGATCGATGCGCTGGAGGCCATGGCGATCCCGCCACTGGCGTTCTTGGTCAGTACCCGGATCGTCGCCGGGATGGTGTCGATCGCGCCGCTGTATGCGATCGCGGTGATCCTGTCTTTCCTTGCCAGCCAGTACACAACCGTGGTGCTGCTGGGGCAGTCGGCAGGTCTGTACCAACACTACTTCTCGACGTTCTTGAGTCCGATCGACCTGCTGTGGTCGTTCGTTCAAGCCATCCTGATGGCCATCGCAATCCTGTTGATCCACACCTACTTTGGCTTCAACGCGTCCGGAGGCCCGTCGGGTGTCGGCGTCGCGACGGGTGATGCTGTGCGGACGTCGCTGGTCGTCCTGGTGTCGGTGACGCTGCTCATCTCTCTGGCCATCTACGGCAGCCAAGGGCGTTTCAATCTGGCGGGTTAG
- a CDS encoding alpha/beta fold hydrolase: MSSSERFDAAGVDGIRIAAERIGDPGAPAVVFLHGGGQTRRSWGRAAAAVAARGWQAVTVDLRGHGESDWSPDGDYRVVSFAGDVLEVMRHLPPRPVLVGASLGGFTGMVLAGELAPDALRALVLVDIVPDMNPSGAERIHQFMYDRVESGFASLDEVADMIQEYNPHRPRPDDLDGLRANLRHRDGRWYWHWDPKFIDGTASRPPIEVTEVDRINAAVGAIVAAGTPMLLVRGQMSDLVTQERADEFLQRFPQVEFVDVAGAGHMVAGDRNDLFADSVVNFLAKCDADR, encoded by the coding sequence GTGAGCTCATCCGAACGGTTCGACGCGGCTGGTGTCGACGGCATCCGCATCGCCGCGGAACGCATCGGTGATCCTGGCGCGCCGGCCGTGGTGTTTCTGCACGGCGGCGGGCAGACCCGCCGATCCTGGGGTCGGGCGGCCGCCGCGGTGGCTGCCCGCGGTTGGCAGGCGGTCACCGTCGACCTGCGCGGGCACGGCGAATCCGACTGGTCGCCGGACGGCGACTATCGGGTCGTCAGCTTCGCCGGGGACGTGCTCGAAGTCATGCGGCACCTGCCACCACGCCCCGTGCTCGTCGGCGCCTCGCTGGGCGGATTCACCGGCATGGTGCTCGCCGGCGAGCTGGCGCCCGATGCCCTGCGCGCGCTGGTTCTCGTCGACATCGTCCCGGACATGAACCCGTCCGGGGCCGAGCGCATCCACCAGTTCATGTACGACCGCGTGGAATCCGGCTTCGCATCGCTCGATGAAGTGGCCGACATGATTCAGGAGTACAACCCGCATCGTCCCCGCCCCGACGATCTCGACGGCCTGCGCGCGAATCTGCGTCACCGCGACGGCCGTTGGTATTGGCACTGGGATCCGAAGTTCATCGATGGCACCGCATCGCGCCCACCCATCGAGGTGACCGAAGTCGATCGCATCAACGCGGCGGTCGGAGCGATTGTGGCTGCCGGTACTCCGATGCTGCTGGTGCGCGGTCAGATGAGTGACCTCGTCACCCAGGAACGCGCCGACGAGTTCCTCCAGCGGTTCCCGCAGGTCGAGTTCGTCGACGTCGCCGGAGCCGGTCACATGGTCGCCGGCGACCGCAACGATCTGTTCGCCGATTCGGTCGTGAATTTCCTGGCGAAATGCGACGCCGACCGGTAA
- a CDS encoding DUF3349 domain-containing protein encodes MTATSLLNSILNWLRAGYPNGVPGPDRVPLLALLRSTPLTEEQIKEVVAHITAKDSPALDGGINEDEIAEFIKDVSHHDAGPENVKRVAATLAAAGWPLAGVAEETLED; translated from the coding sequence GTGACCGCTACGTCGCTGTTGAACTCGATCCTGAACTGGCTGCGGGCCGGCTACCCCAACGGAGTCCCCGGACCGGACCGGGTCCCGCTGTTGGCGCTGTTGCGCTCGACCCCGCTGACCGAGGAACAGATCAAAGAGGTCGTCGCCCACATCACCGCCAAGGATTCACCGGCACTCGACGGCGGGATCAACGAGGACGAGATCGCCGAGTTCATCAAAGACGTCAGCCACCACGACGCCGGACCGGAGAACGTCAAGCGGGTGGCGGCCACACTGGCCGCGGCCGGTTGGCCGCTGGCCGGTGTGGCCGAAGAGACCCTCGAGGACTGA
- a CDS encoding NAD(P)-dependent alcohol dehydrogenase, which yields MSTVTAYAATSATEPLTKTTITRRDVGAHDVKFDIHFAGICHSDIHTVRGEWGQVEYPMVPGHEIAGVVTEVGPEVTKYKVGDRVGVGCFVDSCRECPSCKAGLEQYCSNPGMIGTYNGVGRDGQPTQGGYSGSIVVDENYVLRIPDGIELDAAAPLLCAGITLYSPLRHWNAGPDKKVAVIGLGGLGHVGVKLAKAMGAHVTVLSQSLKKMEDGLRLGADEYYATSDPATFEKLAGRFDLILNTVSANLDLNAYLGLLALDGTLVELGMPEHPMEVPAGALIMGRRSLSGSLIGGIAETQEMLDFCAEHGVAPEIEVIQPDYINEAYERVLASDVRYRFVIDTATLRGE from the coding sequence ATGAGCACAGTTACCGCTTACGCCGCCACGTCGGCAACCGAACCTTTGACCAAGACCACGATCACCCGCCGCGACGTGGGTGCGCACGACGTGAAGTTCGACATTCACTTCGCGGGTATCTGCCACTCCGATATCCACACGGTGCGCGGCGAATGGGGCCAGGTCGAGTATCCGATGGTGCCCGGTCACGAGATCGCCGGTGTAGTAACCGAAGTCGGTCCGGAGGTCACCAAATACAAAGTGGGCGACCGGGTTGGCGTCGGGTGCTTCGTCGATTCCTGCCGCGAGTGCCCGAGCTGTAAGGCCGGCCTCGAGCAGTACTGCAGCAATCCCGGAATGATCGGAACCTACAACGGAGTCGGCCGCGACGGACAGCCCACCCAAGGCGGATACAGCGGTTCGATCGTCGTCGACGAGAACTACGTCCTGCGGATTCCCGACGGCATCGAGTTGGATGCCGCGGCGCCACTGTTGTGCGCCGGCATCACGCTCTACTCGCCGCTGCGGCACTGGAATGCCGGGCCGGACAAGAAGGTTGCGGTCATCGGCCTCGGCGGCCTGGGCCACGTGGGCGTGAAGCTCGCCAAGGCGATGGGCGCCCATGTCACCGTGCTGAGCCAGTCGCTCAAGAAGATGGAAGACGGTTTGCGCCTCGGCGCCGACGAGTACTACGCCACCAGCGATCCGGCGACCTTCGAGAAGCTGGCCGGCAGGTTCGACCTCATTCTCAACACGGTTTCGGCCAACCTGGACCTGAACGCCTACCTGGGCCTGCTCGCCCTCGACGGCACGCTGGTCGAACTCGGCATGCCCGAACATCCGATGGAAGTGCCTGCCGGCGCACTCATCATGGGTCGGCGCAGCCTCTCCGGTTCCCTGATCGGTGGGATCGCCGAGACCCAGGAAATGCTGGACTTCTGCGCCGAACACGGCGTGGCCCCCGAAATCGAGGTCATTCAACCCGATTACATCAACGAGGCCTACGAGCGAGTCCTGGCCAGCGACGTGCGCTACCGGTTCGTCATCGACACCGCGACGCTGCGCGGCGAATAG
- a CDS encoding YciI family protein, whose translation MFHVLTITYEKPLDEVDQTRPAHLAFLNDEVAAGRLLLAGRLETGTGGVLITTDISTEDAQSIIDRDPYTLAGVVSYQRLSFNGGVRAAGL comes from the coding sequence GTGTTCCACGTGCTGACGATCACCTACGAGAAGCCGCTCGACGAGGTCGACCAGACCCGACCGGCGCACCTTGCCTTCCTGAACGACGAGGTCGCCGCCGGCCGCCTCCTGCTGGCGGGACGCCTCGAGACCGGCACCGGCGGTGTGCTGATCACCACGGACATCAGCACCGAGGATGCCCAGAGCATCATCGACCGCGACCCGTACACGCTGGCGGGCGTAGTGAGCTATCAGCGGTTATCGTTCAACGGCGGGGTTCGCGCAGCCGGGCTGTAA
- a CDS encoding SMP-30/gluconolactonase/LRE family protein: protein MAVQFGGQGLVLTPDGKRLYTVDETGGTVSVVNTETNQRIGAPIAVGSHPLGIAISRDGTRIYVTNGADGTVSVIDTDTNTVVSTFGVVADPNELPRAVTVGADGKFVYVARNGGNTVAVVDTTSEQVVDTITVGPQPSHVLVSPDGSKLYVASIGTVTVVDTATHDVITSTLVTPGADRMAISPDGTRLYVTTMGDGGVAVIDTTDYSTVTTIPAVNAGNSGGIAISPDGTRLYVASYWDQSQVLVIDTATNTVVDTLPVSDSTQMFLAVSPDNARLFVTVNGGMENSGTAASDASSAWFYNSVGTLAQRGANGIRNIVGDRGNPRQPDAGNSQKEIDWENNWEVFNLYTGWAPGWGTFINGVSLGLDIGQMVNAVGRGDRDDIADEFGDITSDLIGLIPVVGGFGATAAKEGISYAAGEVASGVAHVVDDAAYAVGEWSYNAGQAVQGVWNWLTGK, encoded by the coding sequence GTGGCGGTCCAATTCGGTGGGCAGGGCTTGGTGCTCACACCGGACGGCAAGCGCCTCTACACCGTCGACGAGACGGGCGGCACGGTCAGCGTCGTCAACACTGAGACCAACCAGCGGATCGGAGCGCCGATCGCTGTCGGCTCTCATCCGCTCGGCATTGCCATCAGCCGCGACGGCACGCGGATCTACGTGACGAACGGCGCCGACGGGACCGTGTCGGTGATCGACACCGACACCAACACCGTGGTGTCGACCTTTGGAGTGGTCGCCGACCCCAATGAGCTTCCACGTGCGGTGACGGTGGGCGCCGACGGGAAGTTCGTCTACGTCGCACGTAACGGCGGCAACACCGTCGCGGTCGTGGACACCACCAGCGAACAAGTCGTCGACACCATCACAGTGGGACCCCAACCCTCCCATGTCCTAGTGAGCCCCGACGGCTCGAAGCTTTACGTCGCCAGTATCGGCACCGTCACTGTTGTCGATACGGCCACCCACGATGTCATCACCAGCACGCTCGTCACACCCGGCGCCGATCGGATGGCGATCAGCCCGGACGGGACTCGGCTTTACGTGACCACGATGGGCGACGGCGGCGTCGCGGTCATCGACACGACGGATTACAGCACCGTGACCACCATCCCCGCCGTCAATGCCGGCAATAGCGGCGGCATCGCCATCAGCCCGGACGGGACCCGGCTCTACGTCGCCTCCTACTGGGACCAGAGCCAGGTGTTGGTTATCGACACCGCGACCAACACCGTGGTCGACACACTGCCGGTCTCGGACAGCACGCAGATGTTCCTGGCTGTCTCGCCCGACAACGCGCGATTGTTCGTCACTGTTAACGGCGGCATGGAAAACAGCGGCACTGCGGCGTCCGACGCGTCGAGCGCCTGGTTCTACAACTCCGTCGGAACGCTGGCCCAGAGGGGAGCCAACGGCATTCGGAACATCGTCGGCGACCGGGGCAATCCCAGGCAGCCCGACGCTGGCAACAGCCAGAAAGAGATCGACTGGGAGAACAATTGGGAGGTGTTCAATCTCTACACGGGTTGGGCGCCTGGCTGGGGAACATTCATAAATGGGGTCAGCCTCGGACTTGACATCGGTCAGATGGTGAATGCGGTCGGGCGTGGTGATCGCGACGACATCGCTGACGAATTCGGTGATATCACTTCGGATCTCATCGGTCTGATCCCGGTAGTTGGAGGATTCGGGGCGACGGCGGCCAAAGAGGGCATCTCCTATGCCGCGGGCGAAGTGGCCAGTGGTGTAGCTCATGTCGTCGACGATGCGGCCTACGCCGTCGGCGAATGGAGCTATAACGCTGGGCAAGCGGTGCAGGGCGTATGGAATTGGCTCACCGGCAAATAG
- a CDS encoding iron-siderophore ABC transporter substrate-binding protein, translating into MLIGGGRAGVVMAAGAVLAAVAMTVASGCSSSPSTPPPPGAPSLVTSTTKIAGAGVLGNQRRPDESCAPEPARLDPGAPDPQRIVVLAGDELDALCALGLQSRIVAAALPDGSTSQPSYLGAVIHDLPAAGTRSAPDLAAVAAAKPDLILGSQASTPQSFQALSAIAPTVFTDAPAARWQDNLRAVGTATGRGQAAGDLVRAFTEQAKQKGIANDAPHFQASIVQFTDTTMRVYGAENFPASVLAAVGVDRPAAQRFTDKPYVEIGITEADLSRSPDLSAADGDIIYLSFASPAAKDRAPAVLDSGPWRKLSANRDNRVFVVNNEVWQTGQGLVAARGILDDLRWLNAPIN; encoded by the coding sequence GTGCTGATCGGTGGTGGGCGTGCGGGTGTCGTGATGGCCGCCGGGGCGGTGCTGGCCGCGGTCGCCATGACCGTCGCGAGCGGCTGCTCCTCATCGCCGTCGACGCCTCCGCCGCCGGGCGCCCCCAGTCTGGTCACCAGCACCACGAAGATCGCAGGTGCCGGCGTGCTGGGCAATCAGCGCAGGCCCGACGAATCGTGTGCACCCGAGCCGGCCCGCCTCGACCCGGGCGCGCCCGATCCGCAGCGCATCGTGGTGCTCGCCGGCGACGAGCTCGACGCGCTGTGCGCGCTGGGCCTGCAGTCGCGGATCGTCGCCGCCGCCCTGCCGGACGGCTCGACCAGCCAGCCGTCGTATCTGGGCGCGGTGATCCACGATCTGCCCGCTGCCGGTACCCGCAGCGCACCGGACCTCGCCGCGGTCGCGGCCGCCAAGCCGGATCTCATCCTTGGTTCGCAAGCCTCAACGCCGCAGTCCTTCCAGGCGCTGTCGGCCATCGCCCCGACCGTGTTCACCGACGCCCCCGCCGCCAGGTGGCAGGACAACCTGCGCGCCGTCGGGACGGCGACCGGGCGGGGTCAGGCCGCGGGCGATCTGGTGCGTGCGTTCACCGAGCAGGCCAAGCAGAAGGGCATCGCGAACGACGCCCCGCATTTCCAGGCCTCGATCGTCCAATTCACCGACACCACGATGCGGGTGTACGGCGCGGAGAACTTCCCGGCTTCGGTGTTGGCCGCCGTGGGAGTGGATCGACCTGCCGCACAACGCTTTACCGACAAGCCCTATGTCGAGATCGGCATCACCGAGGCCGATCTGAGCCGCTCCCCCGACCTGTCGGCCGCCGACGGCGACATCATCTATCTTTCGTTCGCCTCGCCGGCGGCCAAAGATCGCGCACCGGCCGTCCTCGACAGCGGGCCGTGGCGCAAGCTGTCGGCCAACCGCGACAACCGCGTCTTCGTCGTCAACAACGAGGTGTGGCAGACCGGCCAGGGTCTGGTCGCCGCCCGCGGCATCCTCGACGACTTGCGCTGGCTCAACGCGCCGATCAATTAG
- the ctaD gene encoding aa3-type cytochrome oxidase subunit I, giving the protein MGPKGNLVYKLVTTTDHKLIGIMYCVACFIFFFMGGLMALFIRAELAVPGLQFLSNEQYNQLFTMHGTAMLLFYATPIVFGFANLVLPLQIGAPDVAFPRLNALSFWLFVFGAMIALAGFITPGGAADFGWTAYTPLSDAMHSPGAGGDLWILGLAVGGLGTILGAVNMITTVVCMRCPGMTMFRMPIFTWNIFVTSILVLVAFPLLTAALFGLAADRHLGAHIYDPANGGTMLFQHLFWFFGHPEVYIIALPFFGIVSEIFPVFSRKPIFGYTTLIYATISIAALSVAVWAHHMYVTGAVLLPFFSFMTFLIAVPTGIKFFNWIGTMWKGRLTFETPMLFSLGFLVTFLLGGLSGVLLASPPIDFHVSDSYFVIAHFHYVLFGTIVFATYAGIYFWFPKMTGRLLDERLGKLHFWLTFIGFHTTFLVQHWLGDEGMPRRYADYLPSDGFETLNIVSTIGAFILGVSVLPFVWNIFKSWRYGEVVTVDDPWGYGNSLEWATSCPPPRHNFTELPRIRSERPAFELHYPHMIERMRAEAHVGRAHGPSDGDVTRLDNENVRT; this is encoded by the coding sequence ATGGGTCCCAAGGGCAACCTGGTCTACAAGCTCGTCACGACCACCGATCACAAGCTGATCGGCATCATGTACTGCGTCGCCTGCTTCATCTTCTTCTTCATGGGCGGCTTGATGGCGTTGTTCATCCGCGCCGAGCTGGCCGTACCCGGACTGCAGTTCCTGTCGAACGAGCAGTACAACCAGCTGTTCACCATGCACGGCACCGCGATGCTGCTGTTCTACGCGACGCCGATCGTGTTCGGGTTCGCCAACCTGGTGCTGCCGCTGCAGATCGGCGCCCCCGACGTGGCCTTCCCGCGGCTGAACGCCCTGTCGTTCTGGCTGTTCGTCTTCGGCGCGATGATCGCGCTGGCCGGCTTCATCACCCCCGGTGGTGCCGCGGACTTCGGGTGGACCGCCTACACCCCCCTCTCGGACGCCATGCACAGCCCGGGCGCCGGCGGTGACCTGTGGATCCTCGGCCTGGCTGTCGGTGGTCTGGGCACCATCCTCGGCGCGGTCAACATGATCACCACCGTGGTCTGCATGCGCTGCCCCGGCATGACGATGTTCCGGATGCCGATCTTCACCTGGAACATCTTCGTGACCTCGATCCTGGTGCTGGTCGCGTTCCCGCTGCTGACCGCCGCGCTGTTCGGTCTGGCCGCTGACCGCCACCTCGGTGCGCACATCTACGACCCCGCCAACGGCGGAACCATGCTGTTCCAGCACTTGTTCTGGTTCTTCGGCCACCCCGAGGTGTACATCATCGCGCTGCCGTTCTTCGGCATCGTCTCGGAGATCTTCCCGGTGTTCTCCCGCAAACCGATCTTCGGCTACACCACGCTGATCTACGCCACGATCAGCATCGCGGCGCTGTCGGTGGCGGTGTGGGCACACCACATGTATGTCACCGGAGCGGTCCTGTTGCCGTTCTTCAGCTTCATGACGTTCCTGATCGCGGTGCCCACCGGCATCAAGTTCTTCAACTGGATCGGCACGATGTGGAAGGGCCGGTTGACCTTCGAGACGCCCATGCTGTTCTCGCTGGGCTTCCTGGTGACCTTCCTGCTCGGTGGTCTGTCCGGTGTGCTGCTGGCCAGCCCGCCCATCGATTTCCACGTCAGTGACAGCTACTTCGTCATCGCGCACTTCCACTACGTGCTGTTCGGCACGATCGTGTTCGCCACCTACGCCGGCATCTACTTCTGGTTCCCGAAGATGACCGGACGTCTGCTCGACGAGCGCCTGGGTAAGCTGCACTTCTGGCTGACGTTCATCGGCTTCCACACCACCTTCCTGGTGCAGCACTGGCTGGGTGATGAGGGTATGCCGCGCCGCTACGCCGACTACCTGCCGTCGGACGGCTTTGAGACGCTGAACATCGTGTCGACCATCGGCGCGTTCATCCTTGGTGTGTCGGTGCTGCCGTTCGTGTGGAACATCTTCAAGAGCTGGCGTTACGGCGAGGTCGTCACGGTCGACGATCCGTGGGGCTACGGCAACTCCCTGGAGTGGGCCACCTCGTGCCCGCCGCCGCGGCACAACTTCACCGAGCTGCCCCGGATCCGTTCGGAGCGACCGGCATTCGAGCTGCACTACCCGCACATGATCGAGCGGATGCGGGCCGAGGCCCACGTCGGCCGCGCTCACGGTCCGTCGGACGGCGACGTGACGCGTCTGGACAACGAGAACGTCCGCACCTAA
- the serB gene encoding phosphoserine phosphatase SerB, giving the protein MSMSKVSVLITVTGVDQPGVTSALFEVLARHEVELLNVEQVVIRGRLTLGVLVSGEATVADGAQLRDDVTDAIHRVGLDVTIERSDDMPIIREPSTHTIVVLGRPITAAAFGVVARGLAALGVNIDFIRGVSDYPVTGLELRVSVPAGVGGELRTVLARVASEQGLDIAVENYSLERRAKRLIVFDVDSTLIQGEVIEMLAAHAGAEEAVAAVTEAAMRGELDFAESLHRRVETLAGLPAEVLDEVAEQIELTPGARTTIRTLRRLGFYCGVVSGGFRQVIDPLAHELMLDFVAANELEIVDGKLTGRVVGQVVDRAGKAKALRDFARQVGVPMEQTVAVGDGANDIDMLAAAGLGVAFNAKPALREVADASLSHPYLDTVLFILGITRAEIEAADAVDGVLRRVEIPPE; this is encoded by the coding sequence ATGAGCATGTCCAAGGTGTCGGTGCTGATCACCGTCACCGGTGTCGACCAGCCTGGGGTCACCTCAGCACTGTTCGAAGTGCTGGCCCGCCATGAAGTGGAGCTGCTCAACGTCGAGCAGGTGGTGATCCGTGGGCGGCTGACGCTGGGAGTGTTGGTCTCCGGTGAGGCCACCGTGGCCGACGGGGCGCAGCTGCGCGACGACGTCACCGATGCCATTCACCGGGTCGGGCTGGACGTCACGATCGAGCGCAGTGACGACATGCCGATCATCCGCGAGCCGTCCACTCACACGATCGTGGTGCTCGGAAGGCCCATCACCGCAGCGGCTTTCGGTGTGGTGGCCCGCGGCCTCGCCGCGCTCGGGGTCAACATCGACTTCATCCGCGGGGTCTCCGACTACCCGGTGACCGGTTTGGAGTTGCGGGTGTCGGTTCCGGCCGGGGTTGGTGGGGAATTGCGCACCGTCCTTGCTCGGGTGGCCTCCGAACAGGGGCTGGACATCGCCGTCGAGAACTACAGCCTGGAGCGACGGGCCAAGCGGCTCATCGTCTTTGACGTCGACTCCACGCTGATCCAGGGCGAGGTCATCGAAATGCTGGCAGCGCACGCGGGTGCGGAGGAGGCGGTCGCGGCCGTCACCGAGGCGGCCATGCGCGGGGAGCTGGACTTCGCCGAGTCGCTGCATCGCCGGGTGGAAACCCTCGCCGGTCTGCCCGCCGAGGTGCTCGACGAGGTCGCCGAGCAGATCGAACTCACTCCGGGCGCACGCACCACGATCCGAACCTTGCGGCGTTTGGGCTTCTACTGCGGCGTGGTCTCCGGCGGCTTCCGGCAGGTGATCGACCCGCTGGCGCATGAACTGATGCTGGACTTCGTGGCCGCCAACGAACTCGAGATCGTCGACGGCAAGCTCACCGGCCGGGTCGTCGGTCAGGTGGTCGACCGGGCCGGAAAAGCCAAGGCGCTGCGGGACTTTGCCCGCCAGGTCGGCGTTCCGATGGAGCAGACGGTGGCCGTCGGCGACGGCGCCAACGACATCGACATGCTGGCGGCCGCCGGGCTGGGCGTGGCGTTCAACGCCAAGCCCGCACTGCGCGAGGTCGCCGACGCCTCACTGAGCCACCCCTATCTGGACACCGTGCTGTTCATCCTCGGTATCACCCGCGCCGAGATCGAGGCGGCCGACGCCGTCGATGGTGTGCTGCGGCGGGTGGAGATCCCGCCGGAGTAG